The proteins below come from a single Danio aesculapii chromosome 23, fDanAes4.1, whole genome shotgun sequence genomic window:
- the kcng1 gene encoding potassium voltage-gated channel subfamily G member 1 produces MTLLAGDGSDYDYSALSCTSDTSLNAPPVHEQEALKGVYYKRAQRLPPTDPNFSDALHPDTNLPSCAQRLHVIINVGGLRYQFPWTTLEDFPLSRLGQLRLCSTFDEIMHICDDYDVVHNEFFFDRSPCAFRTILTFLRAGKLRSLREMCALSFQEELLYWGVPEESLEWCCRRRLLQRVEECDELERVAEEDEEDEDDSESGLARESRLGRCMGKLRDMVEKPHSGLPGKIFACLSVLFVTITAINLSISTMPAMREEEETGKCSQMCYNIFIVETVCVAWFSLEFTLRFIQDRSKLAFLRRPLNLIDVIAILPYYITLVVDSTSTGEKRLGSGSSYLDKVGLVLRVLRALRILYVMRLARHSLGLQTLGLTARRCTREFGLLLLFLCVAIALFSPLLYLIENEAAATREFSSIPATYWWAVITMTTVGYGDMVPRSIPGQVVALSSILSGILLMAFPVTSIFHTFSRSYVELKQEQQRLLQRRTHFLLRSRIAGLGSDLSLESDVLFPSVSSEHRNREE; encoded by the exons ATGACTTTACTGGCAGGCGATGGTTCGGATTATGACTACAGTGCCCTGAGCTGCACCTCCGACACCTCTCTGAACGCTCCACCTGTCCACGAGCAGGAGGCCCTCAAGGGGGTTTATTACAAACGGGCGCAGCGACTGCCTCCAACCGACCCAAACTTCTCAGATGCCCTGCATCCTGACACCAACCTGCCGTCCTGCGCCCAGAGGCTACATGTCATCATCAATGTGGGCGGCCTGCGCTACCAGTTCCCCTGGACCACTCTGGAGGATTTCCCCCTATCACGTTTGGGACAGTTGCGTCTGTGCAGTACTTTCGATGAAATCATGCACATATGCGACGATTATGACGTGGTCCACAACGAGTTCTTTTTTGACCGGAGTCCCTGTGCCTTTCGCACCATCCTGACCTTCCTACGCGCCGGGAAACTGCGCTCTCTGCGGGAGATGTGCGCTCTGTCCTTCCAGGAGGAGCTGCTTTACTGGGGTGTCCCAGAGGAGAGTCTGGAGTGGTGCTGTCGGCGGAGGCTCCTGCAGCGGGTGGAGGAGTGTGATGAGCTGGAGCGCGTGGCGGAGGAGGACGAGGAGGATGAAGACGACAGCGAGAGCGGTTTGGCCAGAGAGTCTCGTCTGGGACGCTGCATGGGGAAACTGAGGGACATGGTGGAGAAACCACATTCAGGGCTGCCAGGGAAGATCTTCGCCTGTCTGTCGGTCCTGTTTGTCACAATAACTGCCATCAATCTGTCCATAAGCACCATGCCTGCCATGAGAGAGGAGGAGGAGACT GGCAAATGCTCTCAGATGTGCTACAACATCTTCATTGTGGAGACGGTGTGCGTGGCTTGGTTCTCGCTGGAGTTCACTCTGCGCTTCATCCAGGACCGCAGCAAGCTTGCCTTCCTCCGTCGGCCACTCAACCTAATCGACGTCATCGCCATCTTGCCCTACTACATCACACTGGTGGTGGACAGCACCTCCACGGGGGAGAAGCGGCTGGGCTCGGGCAGCAGTTACCTGGACAAAGTGGGCCTTGTGCTACGTGTTCTGCGGGCACTGCGGATCCTCTACGTTATGCGTCTGGCAAGACACTCACTAGGACTCCAAACGCTTGGTTTGACAGCACGTAGATGTACACGGGAGTTTGGTTTACTCCTGCTATTCCTCTGTGTCGCTATAGCTCTTTTTTCCCCACTGCTCTACCTGATTGAAAACGAAGCCGCAGCCACTAGGGAGTTTAGCAGCATCCCTGCCACATACTGGTGGGCTGTTATTACAATGACCACAGTTGGTTATGGAGATATGGTGCCGCGCAGTATCCCAGGACAGGTTGTGGCGCTTAGCAGTATCCTCAGTGGGATCCTGCTCATGGCGTTCCCGGTAACCTCCATCTTCCACACTTTCTCCCGCTCCTACGTAGAGCTCAAGCAGGAACAACAGCGGCTGCTCCAACGCAGGACTCACTTCCTACTGCGCAGCCGCATCGCAGGTCTGGGCAGCGACCTGTCTTTGGAAAGCGACGTGCTGTTTCCTAGTGTGTCGTCTGAACATAGAAACCGAGAGGAGTAG